Proteins encoded by one window of Streptomyces uncialis:
- a CDS encoding VOC family protein, which produces MGTPEFTAGLNIAMKIPKAQYDATVAFYRDTLGFEVEEHDAPEAPTVARTHSVRFGPTTLWLDRVDNYSHPDLWLQLHTDDLDAATRKLAETGVHPCDEVEPLVNTGSRTHWVKNPAGVVHLLAEAR; this is translated from the coding sequence ATGGGCACACCTGAGTTCACCGCCGGTCTCAACATCGCCATGAAGATCCCCAAGGCGCAGTACGACGCCACCGTGGCCTTCTACCGCGACACCCTGGGTTTCGAGGTCGAGGAGCACGACGCGCCCGAGGCACCGACCGTCGCACGGACGCACTCGGTACGGTTCGGCCCCACCACGCTGTGGCTCGACCGGGTCGACAACTACAGCCATCCCGACCTGTGGCTTCAGCTCCACACCGATGACCTGGACGCGGCGACGCGCAAGCTGGCCGAGACGGGTGTCCATCCGTGCGACGAGGTGGAACCCCTGGTGAACACCGGCTCCCGAACCCACTGGGTCAAGAACCCGGCCGGTGTCGTCCATCTGCTCGCGGAGGCCCGCTGA